The following coding sequences are from one Deltaproteobacteria bacterium window:
- a CDS encoding type II toxin-antitoxin system HicA family toxin: MTDFPAITGNRLIRVLRKLGFEVIRVKGSHHFLRHQDGRCTVVPQHRGESIGRGLLVQILRDCDITKEELREKL, translated from the coding sequence ATGACCGATTTCCCAGCCATAACCGGTAATCGACTCATTCGTGTTCTGCGTAAGCTCGGATTTGAAGTTATCCGCGTAAAAGGCAGTCATCACTTCCTCCGCCATCAAGACGGTCGATGCACAGTTGTACCTCAACACAGGGGAGAGAGCATTGGCCGCGGCCTCCTTGTTCAGATTTTACGAGACTGCGATATCACAAAAGAAGAATTACGGGAAAAACTTTGA
- a CDS encoding type II toxin-antitoxin system HicB family antitoxin yields the protein MREFSVLIEKDEDGYFVASVPALRGCHTQAKSLDMLMKRIKEAIELCLEVEEPVSNEFIGVQKVAVN from the coding sequence GTGAGGGAATTCAGCGTCTTAATTGAAAAAGATGAGGACGGCTATTTTGTTGCCTCTGTCCCGGCCCTTCGTGGATGTCATACTCAGGCAAAGTCTCTCGACATGTTGATGAAAAGAATAAAAGAGGCTATCGAACTTTGCCTCGAGGTGGAAGAGCCGGTATCCAACGAATTTATTGGAGTTCAAAAAGTGGCCGTCAACTGA
- a CDS encoding type II toxin-antitoxin system HicB family antitoxin, which yields MHNEFTAIIEKDGEWYIAYCPEVPGANGQGKTIEECKKSLSEAISLILEDRRSDAMRGLPEDAIQAVVAVS from the coding sequence ATGCATAATGAGTTTACGGCGATTATAGAAAAGGATGGAGAATGGTATATTGCCTACTGTCCCGAAGTTCCTGGAGCAAATGGGCAAGGCAAGACGATAGAGGAATGTAAGAAGAGTCTATCGGAAGCTATATCACTTATACTGGAAGACCGGCGTTCGGACGCGATGCGCGGATTACCGGAAGACGCGATTCAAGCTGTCGTCGCAGTCTCATGA
- a CDS encoding cobalamin B12-binding domain-containing protein — MSRESRLESIAQAIMIGDRSRALQELNSAIDGGFGVEEIVVSSVLRAHTEFGAWYERDPDGSLKSWDSCFLATMKVLRVLESKIGAPQKPPFSVLVASVKGEGHITTRDVIAILLKAKGLNIYSLRKGILLEDISQILLDHSLRFVILTCTEDRTKSSVEAIIEGVRAARPDVKIIAGGPLADSLRVDEVLSDPLKLYDRLVA; from the coding sequence ATGTCGAGAGAAAGCCGGTTAGAGTCTATAGCTCAGGCTATAATGATTGGTGACCGATCGAGAGCACTGCAGGAGTTGAACAGCGCCATCGACGGAGGGTTTGGAGTCGAAGAGATTGTCGTCAGTAGCGTGTTAAGAGCCCATACTGAGTTTGGGGCTTGGTATGAAAGAGACCCGGACGGTTCGCTCAAGTCGTGGGATTCTTGCTTTCTCGCGACGATGAAGGTGCTGAGGGTGCTGGAATCGAAGATAGGGGCGCCTCAAAAACCTCCATTCTCGGTTCTGGTCGCCTCGGTGAAGGGCGAGGGTCATATTACCACGAGAGACGTAATAGCGATTCTGCTGAAGGCCAAAGGTTTAAATATATACAGCCTTAGGAAGGGTATCCTCCTGGAAGATATATCGCAAATACTCTTGGATCATTCGCTGAGATTCGTGATTCTCACGTGTACAGAGGACAGGACAAAATCGAGCGTTGAGGCCATAATCGAGGGGGTCAGGGCCGCCAGACCCGATGTCAAGATCATAGCCGGCGGTCCTCTTGCAGACAGCCTCAGAGTTGACGAAGTCCTTTCGGATCCCTTGAAATTGTACGATAGGCTGGTTGCCTGA
- a CDS encoding 2-hydroxyacyl-CoA dehydratase, whose product MEDKKEKKTSGKTLQTAREAGYFGKKMLKNAIEAAKEGRPTAWSMVTWWEGELIARAMGLEVVFPENYGAFCASVRQAERFLEISDSEGFPSTLCGYARNCFGYAKTLKDNRFVPPVDAPGGGLAKPAVLIGSGAGCDARYKWFQALGRFLDDTPLWTLELPQTGTFEYFLPGNKERNIQFITHQLREFVAFLESLLGKKMDWDYYGQVLDQTIKILNLAREVDELRKAIPSPMVAQDFWAVMMAHLYMPHDPEAYEFYQRVYAEVKNRVDHGIPAVPNEKYRVMFSELPPWHSLGFFDRLAEELGIVVAIESWSYHAAGLPEKERHGVTDPLELNARITYHKWMEYNEFARKYDISSSFMMGPALDWAKKYKVDGFLAHPLRSCRPATYSLLDARNLLLEEIKVPGVIVEGDIVDLRVFNEEEAMDKMGTFTETMDHYREVRKQEGFDW is encoded by the coding sequence ATGGAAGACAAAAAGGAAAAAAAGACTTCAGGGAAGACGTTACAGACGGCCCGGGAGGCAGGCTATTTTGGCAAAAAAATGTTGAAAAACGCCATCGAAGCCGCCAAAGAGGGCCGCCCGACGGCCTGGTCCATGGTTACCTGGTGGGAGGGCGAACTGATCGCCAGGGCCATGGGCCTCGAGGTGGTATTTCCAGAAAACTACGGCGCTTTTTGTGCCTCCGTGCGTCAGGCCGAACGATTTCTCGAAATCAGCGATTCCGAAGGGTTTCCTAGCACGCTCTGCGGCTACGCCAGGAATTGCTTTGGCTACGCCAAGACTCTGAAGGATAACCGGTTTGTGCCGCCGGTGGACGCGCCCGGAGGGGGATTGGCGAAACCGGCGGTCCTCATCGGCTCGGGAGCCGGCTGCGATGCGCGCTATAAGTGGTTTCAGGCATTGGGACGATTTCTGGACGATACTCCTCTCTGGACCCTGGAACTTCCTCAAACGGGCACCTTCGAGTATTTCTTGCCGGGGAATAAAGAACGAAACATCCAATTCATTACACATCAATTGAGGGAATTCGTGGCTTTCCTGGAAAGCCTTCTGGGCAAGAAAATGGATTGGGACTATTACGGTCAAGTTTTGGACCAAACCATCAAGATATTGAACCTGGCCCGCGAAGTGGACGAACTTCGCAAGGCGATACCATCACCCATGGTGGCCCAGGATTTCTGGGCGGTCATGATGGCTCACCTGTATATGCCGCACGACCCGGAAGCATATGAATTCTATCAACGCGTGTACGCTGAAGTAAAAAACAGGGTCGATCATGGGATCCCCGCCGTTCCCAACGAAAAGTACCGTGTGATGTTTTCCGAGCTTCCTCCCTGGCATTCCCTGGGATTCTTTGACCGGTTGGCGGAGGAGCTGGGAATCGTGGTGGCTATCGAAAGCTGGAGTTATCACGCGGCGGGCCTGCCTGAAAAAGAGAGGCACGGGGTTACGGATCCGTTGGAATTGAACGCCCGGATAACCTACCACAAGTGGATGGAATATAACGAGTTTGCCCGGAAGTACGATATCAGCTCGAGTTTCATGATGGGTCCTGCGCTGGATTGGGCGAAAAAGTATAAAGTGGACGGGTTCCTGGCGCATCCGCTCCGGTCCTGCCGCCCGGCGACGTACTCGCTGCTGGACGCCAGGAATCTTTTGCTCGAAGAAATCAAGGTGCCCGGCGTGATCGTCGAAGGCGATATTGTGGACTTGCGGGTGTTTAATGAGGAAGAGGCCATGGATAAGATGGGAACATTCACAGAAACCATGGACCACTACCGGGAGGTCAGAAAGCAGGAAGGATTCGACTGGTAA